From the Euzebya rosea genome, one window contains:
- a CDS encoding DUF427 domain-containing protein encodes MSASVPDWLQAARDKWTNRGSSRPSFAVDPGPGQESVWDYPRPPAVVPDHRTVEVRAGDGTLLARSDHTVRVLETSHPPAFYLPADGVVAGALEATAGSSHCEWKGRAEYVALAGSAEPVGWRYPSPYPEFADHAGWVSFYPDRVRCTVDGEEVRPQAGGFYGGWITDDVVGPFKGEPGSEGW; translated from the coding sequence ATGAGCGCATCCGTACCGGACTGGTTGCAGGCTGCCCGCGACAAGTGGACCAACCGGGGGTCGTCCCGCCCGTCGTTCGCGGTCGACCCGGGTCCCGGGCAGGAGTCGGTGTGGGACTACCCACGGCCACCGGCCGTCGTCCCGGACCACCGGACGGTCGAGGTGCGCGCGGGCGACGGCACCCTCCTGGCCCGCAGCGACCACACCGTCCGGGTGCTGGAGACCTCCCATCCGCCGGCGTTCTACCTGCCCGCCGACGGCGTCGTGGCGGGTGCGCTGGAGGCCACTGCCGGCTCGAGCCACTGCGAGTGGAAGGGACGGGCCGAGTACGTCGCCCTCGCTGGATCGGCCGAGCCGGTCGGCTGGCGATACCCCTCCCCCTATCCGGAGTTCGCCGACCATGCCGGGTGGGTGTCGTTCTACCCGGATCGGGTCCGCTGCACCGTGGACGGCGAGGAGGTCCGCCCGCAGGCCGGCGGGTTCTACGGTGGCTGGATCACCGACGACGTGGTCGGGCCCTTCAAGGGCGAACCCGGCTCCGAGGGCTGGTAG